From a single Magnetospirillum sp. WYHS-4 genomic region:
- a CDS encoding terminase small subunit, Nu1, with protein MAVNAQPLNVIARLLDLTERRVQQLGREGVIPRAERGQYDLVGAVRGYVRYLREQANRGPGGPADFAAERARLVKAKADLAEMEAARQRGDLLPAEAVEKAWTDVLALLRARLLVLPDRIAPLVHEESTIAGARGVVREAIVEALAELARLPVAAADPGGAGAAGEGGEEGAGDPDAAAGDDDLGLG; from the coding sequence ATGGCGGTCAATGCCCAGCCCCTGAACGTCATCGCCCGTCTGCTCGACCTGACCGAGCGCCGCGTCCAGCAACTGGGCCGCGAGGGCGTCATCCCGCGCGCCGAACGCGGCCAGTACGATCTGGTCGGCGCGGTACGCGGCTACGTCCGGTACCTGCGCGAGCAGGCAAACCGGGGTCCAGGCGGTCCCGCCGACTTCGCCGCCGAGCGGGCGCGCCTCGTCAAGGCCAAGGCCGATCTGGCGGAGATGGAGGCCGCCCGCCAGCGCGGCGACCTGCTGCCGGCCGAAGCCGTGGAGAAGGCCTGGACCGACGTCCTGGCCCTGCTGCGGGCCCGTCTTCTCGTCCTGCCGGATCGGATCGCCCCCCTTGTCCACGAGGAAAGCACCATCGCCGGAGCCCGCGGCGTCGTCCGCGAGGCCATCGTCGAGGCCCTTGCCGAACTCGCCCGGCTGCCCGTCGCCGCCGCTGATCCTGGCGGGGCCGGAGCGGCTGGCGAAGGCGGCGAAGAGGGCGCTGGCGATCCTGACGCCGCCGCCGGAGATGACGATCTCGGCCTGGGCTGA